The Penaeus vannamei isolate JL-2024 chromosome 4, ASM4276789v1, whole genome shotgun sequence genome segment CAAGTAAGGGCAATCTTATTCTAACCACAGGAAACAGTTAACCACAGAAAGGAGCAACAAATTCATAAATAATTCATTTCCTcctaatattatcatcctttttgttatgatttttccttttctttttattattatttcactattatcattatcttcattatcatcattattgttagtgttatcattatcatcatcatcattatttgcagtagtagcagtagtatcattattatcattgacattattattgttatcattatcattgttatacaaTGTATTTTCCTAGAAACTTGATACGCAGCGGGTCCATCATAGCAACGATAGACGCCAGTTTACAAATGCAAAGGCTTCAAGtgtagacaaaaacacacacacaatattacacacacacacacacacacacacacacacacacacacacacacacacacacacacacacacacacacacacacacacacattgtgtcgATACTATACACAATATTTAACTTTACCTTTTCAAGTTCCTGCTTTGTATTGAAGGGTCCCGTTATTTGCTTCAttaattcccctttcctcctcttcttactatgTGGAAAAAGGTGTTTAGTTTGCGTTAGTTAATATCATATGTAGCTTTACAGTGCAGTTTGTATTAccgatttttttgtttatcattttattatatttccttttatgaatatattacttaaatgtattaattttataatcatagactatcattatatcataggCTAATACTATGCCTATATTGCACGTTCAGGAAGGTGAAAATGAACTTACAATGCATAGATATCGTTCCAGTTAAGTGTGAGGTAGTCCCATACCAAGGGGCGTCCCACATCATTGGTAGCGACGTTTCCTAATACAACCATTACATCTTGCAGTCTTATGCCGCTGGTGGTGTTAATGGCCATTTCAAGGTACCTTAAAAAGCGCGTTGGAATGACGTaagtaatatagaaaaaataggaCAAAAATATTAcaaactactctctctctctctctctctctctctctctctctctctctctctctctctctctctctctctctctctctctctctctctctctctctctttctctctctctctttctctctctctctagtttccttttttcatcgattctctctctcactctgactttttctcttcctcgacATGTGACACTTTACCTAGAGAGGATCCAAGATTCTTCAGTGCAGGCCATAGCGGAGAGAAGGAGCGTCTTCTCGCTGGCGACGTTGGTCTTCAAGTACTGCTCCCACGCGAAGTCCCACTCGGCCTCCCCGCCCTCCTGTATGGCGCGGCAGTACACCGTCCATTTGAGGTTTGATGGAATGAGGCTGGAAGTTTTGTTCAGAGATATTCAGATTACGTCGTTGTTTTAGAAccaaataatgatggtaacgatttGTAACAGAAAAGATCTCACAAAACAgttgctatgataataataaagaaaactacACCAATACCACCACTTCTAATgactaataatcacaataatgatgccaAAATAGACAATGACAGCAAATGTTCAGACTAAGAAGAAATATATACTACACAATACCAAACTCGGTATAACATCCGTTACAAAGTACACTTACCTTGTGTTGTCAGGATTCGCCATCCACTGCCTGTAGAGGGTGAGCACCTTGTCGAGGCAGTCCTTGTGGCCAAGTTTACAAGCCCAGTTCACGgcgatcttcctcttcctttgctccAAATGAGGATCCTCCAACTTGTCGTCGAATCCGACGGTTTCATAGAGCGGCAACACCAAATCCAGGAGGTAGCGCTGCAAAACATTGAATCATGTATATCTgctgagaatgtatatatataataaatcaatggatatacatatatattcgtatatatatatatatatatatatatatatatatatatatatatatatatatatatatacacatctatatgcatatatatatttaacacatacacacactatatgtgtgtgtgtgtgtgtgtgtgtgtgtgtgtgtgtgtgtgtgtgtgtgtgtgtgtgtgtgtgtgtgtgtgtgtgtgtgtgtgtgtgtgtgtgtgtgcatgtatgtgtgtgtgtgtgtgtggttgtatatgtatatatatatatatatatatatatatatatatatatatatatatatatatatatatatatataaatatgtgtgtgtatatatatatatatatatattatgcatgtatgtatatatacatatatatatatatatatatatatatatatatatatatatatatatatatatatatataaacatatatatatatataaacatatatatatatatatatatatatatatatatatatatatatatatataaacatatatatatatatatatatatatatatatatatatatatataagcatatatatatatatatatatatatatatatatatatatatatatgtgtgtgtgtgtgtgtgtgtgtgtgtgtgtgtgtgtgtgtgtgtgtgtgtgtgtgtgtgtgtgtgtgtgtgtgtatgtgtttgtgtgtgtgtacatatgacatatatatacatatatatatataatgtcaccaTTCATTTTAAATTTTCGTAAAACGTAAACAATACTTTAAGAGCGCCAAATCCGGGACTTTGTCGCAGCATTTTCTCAATGTAACCGAGCGTGCCGACGCTCGTAACCCAAGGCAGATATTCCCCTTCATTTCGCAGATAGGAATACACACCGATGGCGATCTTGTAGCTGAGATGGCCTGGAAGTTATTCAATTATACATTTTTCTAACACTATTAATACAataaataatggtgatgttgaagtATTTGTAAAAAACTTTCAAATTAGAGAAATGGCTTACGTTTGTGGATTATAGCATTAATTTGTAAAGTTGTATTTCAAGTAATCGCAAGGCAGTGGTTTCGAATCCTCGGTTTCCATGGACATGAACTAAACTTTTAAAGTTTACTtgcgaaaagaagaagaggaaaaaacaaatatGTACCTGCTTTCGCTAGATTCATTGCGTCATCGATAATCTGCGCCCTGTTGATGGGACAAATGACCTGGTGGTCCTTCTTCAGCTGCTGGATGATAAGATTCCAGTTGTGGTCGTCGTAGTTGACTCGGTAGTAGGCCGCCTGCTGCAGGTTGAAGATGACCCACTGGTCCttcgggggaagaaaagagacggTGACGTGATCCTCAGAGTCCTTCATCCATAAACTGGCTTGAGTCTGGCTGAAGTTGGCCTCGCTCTGGGTCGTGAAGGTCAGAGGCACCCACCACTTGTAATCCGTGGAGCTGGAAGAGTTTGCGCTCCCTTCTAAGAGGAACCGCTCCTGGATATGTGAGTGGTAATTAGGTGTATATATGGCCGTGATCATTTATTTTTAGGATAATTTCCATTTTTCCGTAAAATAAGTACAAGCTCACCTGCGTCAACGTGGCAGAGGATCCGTTTGGGCTCCTTATCACCTGGATGACGGGGTAGCCCTTCTGCAGCGTCCACGTGTCCATGATCATCTTCACAGTCACGTCCTGAGGCAGAATGCCGTCCTCGTGAGCCGCCATTGTCAGGCAATTCCATAAGTCATCTTGTACAGCATTCCTGTACTTGCTGAAATTAAAGAATATCATGAAAAAGAAGAATGCAAACTTGATTTTGcttattatccaaattatcaatTTTGTCGATTTAGTATGTCAGAGAGAATGCTTTCATTAACTAAACATATTTACAATAATCTTAGGTAGTTGTTCAACCCCTTCCTAAACGTTCCCTCGGTGAGGTAATGGGCCATCATCCGGACAATAGACGCTCCTGGTATGTTATAGAAATAACGCTAAATAGTTACTCGTATGGATAAAGAGACATTTGATAAACGAAACAtcgaagaagagataaaaggaggaaggaatataCTGACCTTTGTAATAGGAGATGAAATCAAAGACCTCGGCGATTTCGTCTGGGTGACTAACGGGAATGCTGATCCTGTGTGAGGACTCCAGGCTGTCGAGACCGAACACAACATGGAGTCTTATGACGATGGATGTTTCCATTATTTTCCAAGCTGGCTGTGCCtattgaatatataaaaaagaatgttATGCGATGCACATAATCTGAATATTACAAATGAAATCACTCAGGGCATGGCACCAACGCTTGGACATCAAAACACTTACATGATCCATACCAAGGAAACTGACGTAGGAAGCAAAGCCCTCGTTGAGCCAGAGGTCGTCCCACCACGCAAGTGTAACGAGGTCACCGAACCACTGATGAGCCAGTTCGTGTGATATGATCTCCGTAACAGTCATCTTCGATTCTGGGGTCGACACTTGCCCGTTGTACAGGAGGTACGTTTCTCTAGTTAAATTGAGAGGTAAATTAACAGTAATAATTCTGGTGCTACGATTATATAGTGTGAGGTATTTGTTAtgctatacatctatatatttgctATATGGTAGAGAAATATCTATTGCTAGACCTTGTAAATGAGTATTCCAAAGGGTGAAATTTACCTTACGCTTAACGCAAATTTAATTAAAATACAGTAGTTATATAAGAGTCGTCCATATATGAGATTTATCAAAAACTGTACATTCTCCAAAAGTCACGTTATCAGCGTATTTCATGGCTACATTCAGTTAAATCCTAACAACTGTACTAGATTAGCTGTATTTACTTGTAAGTCGTAAGGCCCCAGTTCTCCATGCCCCTTGCAGAGAAGTCGGTTAATGCAACCATGTCTAGTTTCGGGAGGGGGAAAGACAAATTGAAATATTCTTCAAGGTAACTCAAGATCTTGGGGCCCACAGCCATTGCATACTCTGCCTGATCTATCGCCGCCTGTCGTGCCCAAACTGCCGGAGAGAATTTTTGGGTCAGTATAATTTACTATATTCTCCCTAAATAGATATAAACAGTAAAACTCATGTCTAAGAAGGTTTTATGTTAAGATGCCTACTTTATTATATCATCTATTATTCAAAACATATACTAGAGTAATATAATTCTTTCAGAAGATC includes the following:
- the LOC113804828 gene encoding aminopeptidase N encodes the protein MLLFALLVLSHATLGLPNAEQVTLPPWVTTESQPTTTDIPVTTREKADLGIRLPGSLKPLHYLVKLQPFINGNLSVFGYMEVEMEVLEPTSNITLHMADIITKNDTIKLHTAVQTPGRDLWIKKHEYDHGRQFYIAHLTRELQKGRKYVLSMEFLGYLNDKLHGFYRSTYMDDDGITRNVAATQFQPTDARKAFPCFDEPALKATFEIHLARESWMTTLSNMPLAETLPVMGQEGWVWDRYEKSVPMSTYLVAFVVSDFVQVNTTVNDKVLLRVWARQAAIDQAEYAMAVGPKILSYLEEYFNLSFPLPKLDMVALTDFSARGMENWGLTTYKETYLLYNGQVSTPESKMTVTEIISHELAHQWFGDLVTLAWWDDLWLNEGFASYVSFLGMDHAQPAWKIMETSIVIRLHVVFGLDSLESSHRISIPVSHPDEIAEVFDFISYYKGASIVRMMAHYLTEGTFRKGLNNYLRLFKYRNAVQDDLWNCLTMAAHEDGILPQDVTVKMIMDTWTLQKGYPVIQVIRSPNGSSATLTQERFLLEGSANSSSSTDYKWWVPLTFTTQSEANFSQTQASLWMKDSEDHVTVSFLPPKDQWVIFNLQQAAYYRVNYDDHNWNLIIQQLKKDHQVICPINRAQIIDDAMNLAKAGHLSYKIAIGVYSYLRNEGEYLPWVTSVGTLGYIEKMLRQSPGFGALKRYLLDLVLPLYETVGFDDKLEDPHLEQRKRKIAVNWACKLGHKDCLDKVLTLYRQWMANPDNTSLIPSNLKWTVYCRAIQEGGEAEWDFAWEQYLKTNVASEKTLLLSAMACTEESWILSRYLEMAINTTSGIRLQDVMVVLGNVATNDVGRPLVWDYLTLNWNDIYAFKKRRKGELMKQITGPFNTKQELEKVESFVTSGVSLEGNQRSVQQVEEKVRNNIAWMDANYDVIVQWLEQNGYSSKLRVA